A section of the Triticum dicoccoides isolate Atlit2015 ecotype Zavitan chromosome 7A, WEW_v2.0, whole genome shotgun sequence genome encodes:
- the LOC119328316 gene encoding 7-deoxyloganetin glucosyltransferase-like, protein MDTAGPAGEKPHAVCLPFPTQGHITPMMKLAKLLHCKGFHITFVATEYNHLRLIRSRGPSAAAGLPGFAFATIPDGLPSSQADATQDPASLAYSTMTTCLPHLRNLLAGLNSTSGMPPVTCIVADNLMSFAVDAARELGVPAVLLWTASACGYMGYRNFRLLIDQGIIPLKDEEQLTNGFMDMPVDWAPGMSKHMRLKDFPTILRTTDRDDTALNFKLHHVERTEIADAVIINTMDELEQPALDAMRAIIPAIYTIGPLNSLTDQIVPFMDPLHKVSSSLWKEDHTCLQWLDGRKPRSVVYMNFGSVTVMSNHELVEFAWGLANSGQDFLWIIRPDIVKSEAAALPPEFLEATKDRGLVASWCDQEVVLRHDAVCVFLTHCGWNSTVEGLCGGVPMLCWPFFAEQQTNCRYKCLEWGVGMEIGDDVRREVVNERIKEAVGGEKGREMKKRAAEWREVAIRSKVTSLNNLDSLINDVLLSGKENIYSTSQRAAE, encoded by the exons ATGGACACCGCTGGACCAGCCGGCGAGAAGCCGCATGCCGTGTGCCTGCCGTTCCCGACCCAGGGACACATCACGCCGATGATGAAGCTGGCCAAGCTCCTCCACTGCAAGGGCTTCCACATCACCTTTGTCGCCACCGAGTACAACCACCTCCGCCTCATCCGCTCCCGCGGCCCGAGCGCCGCCGCGGGCCTCCCCGGCTTCGCCTTCGCCACCATCCCGGACGGCCTGCCCTCGTCACAAGCGGACGCCACGCAGGACCCGGCGTCCCTCGCCTACTCCACCATGACCACCTGCCTCCCCCACTTGAGGAACCTACTTGCTGGCCTCAACAGCACATCCGGGATGCCGCCGGTCACGTGCATCGTGGCAGACAACCTCATGAGTTTCGCCGTGGACGCCGCGAGGGAGCTCGGCGTGCCGGCCGTGCTGCTCTGGACGGCCAGCGCCTGCGGCTACATGGGCTACCGCAACTTCCGCCTTCTCATCGACCAGGGCATCATTCCCCTCAAAG aTGAAGAGCAACTGACAAACGGGTTCATGGACATGCCGGTGGACTGGGCGCCAGGGATGAGCAAGCACATGCGGTTGAAAGACTTCCCAACCATTCTCCGCACGACGGACCGCGACGACACTGCGCTGAACTTCAAGCTACACCATGTGGAGCGCACCGAGATAGCGGACGCCGTCATCATCAACACCATGGACGAGCTCGAGCAACCGGCGCTCGACGCGATGCGCGCCATCATACCGGCAATCTACACCATCGGTCCGCTCAACTCCCTCACCGACCAAATCGTCCCCTTCATGGACCCCCTGCACAAGGTAAGCTCCAGCCTCTGGAAAGAAGACCACACCTGCCTGCAGTGGCTCGACGGCAGGAAGCCCCGTTCCGTGGTGTACATGAACTTCGGGAGTGTAACCGTGATGAGCAATCACGAGCTGGTAGAGTTCGCGTGGGGGCTGGCCAACAGCGGCCAGGACTTCCTCTGGATCATCAGGCCGGACATCGTGAAGAGCGAGGCTGCCGCGCTACCCCCTGAGTTCTTGGAGGCCACCAAAGACAGAGGCCTCGTGGCGAGCTGGTGCGACCAAGAGGTGGTGCTGAGGCACGATGCCGTCTGTGTGTTCCTGACGCACTGCGGATGGAACTCGACGGTCGAGGGCCTCTGCGGTGGCGTGCCGATGTTGTGTTGGCCGTTCTTCGCCGAGCAGCAGACCAACTGCCGGTACAAGTGCCTCGAGTGGGGGGTGGGCATGGAGATCGGCGACGACGTGCGGCGGGAGGTGGTCAACGAGAGGATCAAGGAGGCGGTGGGCGGGGAGAAGGGTAGGGAGATGAAGAAGAGAGCAGCAGAGTGGAGGGAGGTGGCTATTAGATCCAAGGTGACATCGTTGAATAATCTTGACTCACTAATCAATGATGTGTTACTATCCGGTAAAGAAAACATTTACTCCACCAGTCAACGTGCGGCTGAGTAG
- the LOC119334400 gene encoding probable carbohydrate esterase At4g34215, with the protein MEPAAATMLPRALPVLLLLAAAVTVSAERAPTLVFILAGQSNMGGRGGATVGDRWDGVVPPECAPSPRTLRLSPSLRWEEAREPLHAGVDVGNVVGVGPGMPFAHALLRSPACPRGAVVGLVPCAQGATPIVNWTRGSEMYDRMVTRARVAGAGTGRVAALLGFQGEADAMRREDALAYAGRMEAFVRDVRRDLAMPNLLVIQVGIATAQKQGKWLDLVRKQQRAVRLPNLKYVDAMGLPIANDMTHLTTQAQVRLGKMLADAYIATL; encoded by the exons ATGGAGCCAGCGGCGGCGACGATGCTCCCGCGAGCACTACCCGTTCTGCTGCTGCTTGCGGCGGCCGTGACGGTGAGCGCGGAGAGGGCGCCGACGCTGGTGTTCATCCTGGCGGGGCAGTCCAACATGGGGGGCCGGGGCGGCGCCACGGTGGGCGACCGTTGGGACGGCGTGGTGCCGCCCGAGTGCGCGCCGTCCCCGCGCACGCTCCGCCTCTCCCCGTCCCTCCGCTGGGAGGAGGCCCGCGAGCCGCTGCACGCCGGCGTGGACGTCGGCAACGTGGTGGGCGTGGGCCCCGGGATGCCGTTCGCACACGCGCTGCTTCGGTCCCCGGCCTGCCCGCGCGGCGCCGTGGTGGGGCTCGTCCCCTGCGCGCAGGGCGCCACGCCCATCGTCAACTGGACCCGCGGCTCGGAAATGTACGACCGGATGGTGACCCGCGCCCGCGTCGCCGGCGCAGGGACGGGCAGGGTCGCCGCCTTGCTGGGGTTCCAGGGGGAGGCCGACGCCATGCGGCGCGAGGACGCGCTGGCCTACGCCGGGAGGATGGAGGCGTTTGTCCGGGACGTCCGCCGGGACCTTGCTATGCCCAACCTCCTCGTCATCCAG GTTGGGATCGCGACCGCGCAGAAGCAGGGGAAGTGGCTGGACCTGGTGAGGAAGCAGCAGAGGGCGGTGCGGCTGCCGAACCTCAAATACGTGGACGCCATGGGTCTCCCCATCGCCAACGACATGACGCACCTCACCACCCAGGCACAGGTCCGGCTCGGCAAGATGCTTGCCGACGCGTACATCGCCACGCTCTGA
- the LOC119332567 gene encoding expansin-A17-like, whose amino-acid sequence MARTPAIVAVVLMVAAAAQLASAGFPNQYWLAPSTPSPSVPSTGFPTYGWENAHATFYGSESGLGHDFGGACGYSGSDIASLYSTRTAALSTPLFADGAGCGRCYEIRCVQSKWCVPGSPSVVITGTNLCPPNWYQDSNDGGWCNPPRRHFDMAPPSFYKLAARVAGIVPVQFRRVPCERRGGVQFCLTGNPYWLLLHVNNVGGGGDVAEMAVREKGGQWVQMTQNWGSTYQAFAALDKSVGLEVRITGGTDGKTIIVGDAIPAWWSPGLCYQGSNNFW is encoded by the exons ATGGCGAGGACTCCGGCGATCGTCGCGGTGGTGTTGATGGTGGCTGCGGCGGCCCAGCTGGCGAGCGCCGGCTTCCCTAACCAGTACTGGCTGGCGCCGTCGACCCCGAGCCCGAGCGTGCCCTCCACCGGCTTCCCGACGTACGGCTGGGAGAACGCCCACGCCACCTTCTACGGTTCCGAAAGCGGCCTCGGCCACGACTTCG GCGGCGCATGCGGGTACAGCGGCAGCGACATCGCGTCGCTCTACTCGACGAGGACGGCGGCGCTGAGCACGCCGCTGTTCGCGGACGGCGCCGGGTGCGGGCGGTGCTACGAGATCCGGTGCGTGCAGTCCAAGTGGTGCGTGCCGGGGTCGCCCTCCGTCGTCATCACCGGCACCAACCTCTGCCCGCCCAACTGGTACCAGGACAGCAACGACGGCGGCTGGTGCAACCCGCCGCGGAGGCACTTCGACATGGCGCCCCCGTCCTTCTACAAGCTCGCCGCCCGGGTGGCCGGCATCGTGCCCGTCCAGTTCCGCCGCGTGCCGTGCGAGAGGAGGGGCGGCGTCCAGTTCTGCCTCACGGGGAACCCATACTGGCTGCTGCTCCACGTCAAcaacgtcggcggcggcggggacgtcGCCGAGATGGCCGTCAGGGAGAAGGGCGGGCAGTGGGTCCAGATGACGCAGAACTGGGGGAGCACGTACCAGGCCTTCGCCGCGCTCGACAAGTCTGTGGGGCTCGAAGTCAGGATCACCGGCGGCACCGACGGCAAGACCATCATCGTCGGCGACGCCATCCCCGCCTGGTGGAGCCCCGGACTCTGCTACCAGGGATCAAACAACTTCTGGTAG